The DNA sequence GGATGTACGGCGACAGCCTGTTGATCTGGTCCGTGACGTCGCCGACCGTGATCGTGCGATCGCCCACCTTGGCCACGACCTCGGCCGCCTGCTCGGGCGTGAGCCCCTGCGGCAGCTTCTCGTCCGCCGCCGCGTCCTTCGGCCCGTCGACCTTCTTCCCGTCGTCCTTGCCGCCGCACCCCGCGAGGAGCGGGAGCGCCGCCAGAACGAGAACCCCTGCGAACCTCATCGACCAGCGTGCCATGAACAGCTCCTTGATCGTGTTTTTTCCCATGAGATCAGCCGGTTTATATCGCATATGTCGAATAACCGTACAACCTCCTTTACGCGGCGCCGGCCGCAAGCGCGCGAAGGGTCCGGATCGCCGCCGGGGCGCCGCCCTCGCCGTCCTTCGCGAACGCCACGACGAGCTTCAGGTCGTCCGTGAGCCGCGCCGCGCCCTCGGCCCTGCGCACGAGCTCGACGACGGTCTCGGGCGAGACCCGGGAGTCGACGCCGAGGTGGATCACGAGCCTCCGGGCGCTCAGCTCGACGCCCGCCACGCGCAGCGCGCGCGCGAGCGCCTTGATCTTCATCCCCTCCACCGCGAGCCCGGCCGGCGGCGGCAGCGCGCCGAAGAGGTCGATCAGCTCGGCCGCGATCCCCTCGACCTCCGCCTCGGAAGGCGCCGAGGCGAGCCGCTTGTAGTACTTCAACCGCTGCCCGACGTCCGGGATGTACTCCTCCGGGAAGTAGCCCGGCTCCTCGAACGTCATCTCCGGTTCGAGCTCTGCGGCGACGGGCTCGCCCCGCAGCCGCGCGGTCGCCTCTGCGAGCAGCTCGACGTACATCTCGAACCCCACGCCCGCGACGTCGCCCGACTGCTCGGCCCCGAGCAGGTTGCCGGCGCCGCGGAGCTCGAGATCCATCGTCGCCAGCGAGAAGCCGGCGCCGAGATCGGTGTACCGGGCGAGCGCCTCGACCCGCTCGCGCGCGTCGTCGGTCAAGGAGGCGATCGGCGGGACGACGAGGTAGGCGTAAGCCTGGACCGGGCTCCGGCCCACGCGGCCGCGGAGCTGGTAGAGCTGCGCGAGCCCGAACGTGTCCGCCCGGTCGATGATGATCGTGTTGGCGCGCGGGATGTCGAGGCCGCTCTCGATGATCGCCGTGCACACGAGGACGTCGGAGCCGCCGGCCACGAACTCGAGCATCACGCGCTCGAGATCCTCCTCGCGCATCTGGCCGTGGCCGATCGCGAGCCGCGCCGTCGGGACGAGCGCCGCGACGCGCTCGGCGACGCGCCCGATGTCCCGCACGCGGTTGTGGACGAAGAAGACCTGGCCGCCGCGCGCGATCTCGCGCTCGATCGCCGTCCGGAGAAGCTCCGGATCGTCGTGGCAGACGAGCGTGCGGACCGGGCGGCGATCCATGGGCGCGGTCGCGATGAGCGAGAGATCCCGCAGCCCCGCGAACGCCATGTGCAGCGTGCGCGGGATCGGCGTCGCGGTCATCACCATCGTGTCGACCGAGCTCTTGAGCGCCCGGATCCGCTCCTTGTGCGCCACGCCGAACCTGTGCTCCTCGTCCACGACCAGCAGCCCGAGCCGCTTGAAGTGGACGTCCTTGGACAGGAGGCGGTGGGTGCCGATCGCGATGTCCACGGTGCCGTCCTTCAGCCCGAGGGCGATGGCGGCGTTCTCGGCGTCCGTCCGGAACCGGCTCATCATCTCGACGCGGACCGGGTAGCCCGCGAACCGCGCCGCGAAGCTCTGGAAGTGCTGCTGGGCGAGCACGGTCGTCGGGACGAGCACCGCGACCTGCCTCCCGGACATGACGGCGCGGAACGCGGCGCGCAGGGCGACCTCGGTCTTGCCGAACCCGACGTCGCCGCACACGAGCCGGTCCATCGCCCGCGGCCCCTCGAGATCGGCCATCACCTCGTCGACGGCGCGCGCCTGATCCGGGGTCTCCTCGAACGGGAACGCCGCCTCGAACTCGCGGTAGAGCGCGTCCGCGGCCGGCAGCGGCGGCTTCTGGGCGACCTCTCGCTTCGCGTACAGATCGAGGAGCTTCGCCGCGAGCTCGAGCGCGCTTCGCGAGGCCTTGTCGCGCGTCTTCGAGAACGTCTGGCCGCCGAGCTTGTCGAGGCGCGCGGGCCCCTCGCCCTCGCTCCTGTACTTCTGCACGCCGCTCAGGCGGTGGATCGGGACGTACAGCTTGTCGCCGTCGCGGTAGACGACGAGGAGGAAGTCGACCTCGGCGTCCCGGACGCGCTGCCGCACGAGCCCCTCGTACCGGCCGACGCCGTGCTCGCGGTGCACGACGAGGTCGCCGGGCGTGAGCGCGCTCAGGTCGGCGAACGCGGTCCGCGCCGCGCGCGCGGTGGGGTGCCGGCGCGCCCTGCGGCCGAAGATCTCCTCCTCCGCGATCCAGCACAGGCCGTCGGCGGGGAGCGCGCAACCGCGGGACAGCTCCCCGACGACCACCTCGACGTGCGGCGGCGAGAGGGCGAGGTCGGCGGCCGCGACCGCGACCGCGAGGCCGCGCTCGCGCAGCATCGATCCGAGGCGATCCGCGAGCCCCTTCGTGTGCGCGACGATCGCCGTGCGGTACCCCTCCTCGACGAGCCCCTCGAGGTGCCGCACGAGCGGCGTGAGGACGTCGGCCACGGTGCCGAGCTGGGACGTCCGGCGCAGCCTCTCGCCGAGCTCGGCCGTGCCCTCGGCGCAGAGGTCGAAAGGTTCCGCGCACGTCTCGAGCGCGCCGAGCCCCTCGCCCGTCACGGCGATCCTGTGCGCCGCCACCCGGAGCCGCGCCATCACCACCGCCTCGGCCTCGGCCGGCGCGATCGCGTGCTGCTCGGGCGGGAACCCGGGCTCCTTCCGCTCGACGCGCCGCGCGTACTCCTCGGCGAGCGCCGCGGCGCTCTTCTGCCACGCCATCCGCACGCCGGCCGAGTCGTCGGCGCAGCACACGGCGCCTTCCGGGAGGTACGAGAAGAGATCGCCGAGCGGCGCGTGGAACGCCGGCGCGAACCCCTCGGCGCCGACGAACAGCCGACCCTCGAGCAGCTCCGCGATCAGGCGCTCGGTCCGCGCGGTCGGCAGATCGACCTCGTCGCACGCCGCCCGTATCCGCGCCGCTGCCGCCGCGCTCTCCTCTCCTCCCGAGGGCCGCATCGCGAGCCGCGCCGGGTGGATCCACGCCCCGTCGAGCTCCTCGCCCCCGGCCTGGGTCTCGGGATCGATCGCGCGCAACCTCTCCACCTCGTCGCCGTCGAGCTCGATCCGGACCGGCCGCTCGAGGTAGGGCGGGAAGAGATCGACCACGCTGCCGCGGAGCGCGTACGTCCCGGGCTCTTCGACGAGCGGCGTCCTCGCGTAGCCCGCGCGCTC is a window from the Pseudomonadota bacterium genome containing:
- the mfd gene encoding transcription-repair coupling factor, whose protein sequence is MIRPDQPVGTPIAIPHVGSGSRLAAIAAAAREARIDLVGARGSALQAALVAVQEEIGAPMVVVAEDADRAREIVHDLEFHAAARGHERGGIVFFPGYELGPYDALVPDRRFAMRRSAVLFRLAVERRWRFLVVPADALLRRIAPRREFEDACLPIGRGDVISRDVLAAALERAGYARTPLVEEPGTYALRGSVVDLFPPYLERPVRIELDGDEVERLRAIDPETQAGGEELDGAWIHPARLAMRPSGGEESAAAAARIRAACDEVDLPTARTERLIAELLEGRLFVGAEGFAPAFHAPLGDLFSYLPEGAVCCADDSAGVRMAWQKSAAALAEEYARRVERKEPGFPPEQHAIAPAEAEAVVMARLRVAAHRIAVTGEGLGALETCAEPFDLCAEGTAELGERLRRTSQLGTVADVLTPLVRHLEGLVEEGYRTAIVAHTKGLADRLGSMLRERGLAVAVAAADLALSPPHVEVVVGELSRGCALPADGLCWIAEEEIFGRRARRHPTARAARTAFADLSALTPGDLVVHREHGVGRYEGLVRQRVRDAEVDFLLVVYRDGDKLYVPIHRLSGVQKYRSEGEGPARLDKLGGQTFSKTRDKASRSALELAAKLLDLYAKREVAQKPPLPAADALYREFEAAFPFEETPDQARAVDEVMADLEGPRAMDRLVCGDVGFGKTEVALRAAFRAVMSGRQVAVLVPTTVLAQQHFQSFAARFAGYPVRVEMMSRFRTDAENAAIALGLKDGTVDIAIGTHRLLSKDVHFKRLGLLVVDEEHRFGVAHKERIRALKSSVDTMVMTATPIPRTLHMAFAGLRDLSLIATAPMDRRPVRTLVCHDDPELLRTAIEREIARGGQVFFVHNRVRDIGRVAERVAALVPTARLAIGHGQMREEDLERVMLEFVAGGSDVLVCTAIIESGLDIPRANTIIIDRADTFGLAQLYQLRGRVGRSPVQAYAYLVVPPIASLTDDARERVEALARYTDLGAGFSLATMDLELRGAGNLLGAEQSGDVAGVGFEMYVELLAEATARLRGEPVAAELEPEMTFEEPGYFPEEYIPDVGQRLKYYKRLASAPSEAEVEGIAAELIDLFGALPPPAGLAVEGMKIKALARALRVAGVELSARRLVIHLGVDSRVSPETVVELVRRAEGAARLTDDLKLVVAFAKDGEGGAPAAIRTLRALAAGAA